Proteins encoded within one genomic window of Brassica rapa cultivar Chiifu-401-42 chromosome A09, CAAS_Brap_v3.01, whole genome shotgun sequence:
- the LOC103839236 gene encoding electron transfer flavoprotein subunit beta, mitochondrial, which yields MKILVAVKRVVDYAVKIRVKPDKTGVDTQNVKMSMNPFCEIALEEALRIKEAGFAKEVVAVSIGPPQCVDTLRTGLAMGADRAIHVEANSSFLPLTIAKILKSLADVENPGLIFLGKQAIDDDCNQTGQMVAALLGWPQATFASKVVLDKDKQFATVDREVDGGLETLSVGLPAVITTDLRLNQPRYATLPNIMKAKSKPIKKMTLEDLKVDIKSDIEIVEVTEPPKRKSGVIVSSVDELIDKLKNEAHVV from the exons ATGAAGATTCTCGTCGCCGTTAAGCGTGTCGTCGACTACGCCGTCAAGATCCGTGTCAAACCCGACAAG ACCGGCGTAGATACCCAGAATGTCAAGATGTCGATGAACCCATTCTGCGAGATCGCGCTCGAGGAAGCCCTTCGAATCAAAGAAGCTGGGTTCGCCAAAGAGGTCGTCGCAGTGAGCATCGGACCTCCACAGTGCGTCGACACGCTTCGCActggtctagccatgggcgctGATCGAGCAATCCATGTCGAGGCCAATTCTAGCTTCCTCCCTTTGACGATTGCTAAGATCTTGAAGAGTCTCGCTGATGTCGAGAATCCTGGATTGATTTTCCTCGGGAAACAA GCAATAGATGATGACTGCAATCAAACAGGACAAATGGTTGCAGCTTTGCTTGGTTGGCCGCAAGCAACTTTTGCATCTAAG GTTGTGTTGGATAAGGATAAGCAGTTTGCAACTGTGGATAGAGAAGTAGATGGAGGTCTTGAAACCCTTAGTGTAGGTTTGCCCGCTGTGATCAC AACTGACTTGAGGCTGAACCAACCAAGATATGCAACACTCCCAAACATAATGAAGGCGAAATCGAAGCCGATTAAGAAAATGACGTTGGAGGATCTGAAAGTAGACATTAAATCTGATATAGAGATTGTGGAAGTCACGGAGCCTCCAAAGAGGAAATCTGGAGTTATCGTTTCTTCGGTGGATGAGTTGATAGATAAGCTCAAAAATGAAGCTCATGTAGTTTGA